One segment of Paenibacillus rhizovicinus DNA contains the following:
- a CDS encoding SpoIID/LytB domain-containing protein — MNGVNVQNDGDKGSAMRLFAMPKAKRTIAIIAAGVTALSIWTSSPSEGAAVPTLDTIRVGIFLNTSKYTLNTAVSTFSSSGSLKVGIRLPSSVVPLFATSAGEIIRFTMDDYKPQLFETTDYMTALNVMKRLKALGASGIMTAVTDPRGKVYQISEGSYTTAADASAAGSKWLKDATIAGYVGKTAKAALIGPLHLETGMKYASKSEAAAAAQKLTAKGIEAYAAMKQNGTASGIYTVLIGAESDAAALSAVKSKALQADASLAMSQTDAKSAYMLIRDDYTTAESASKPPVALYSVPLADTKVWIETKDPSGIKLAERYSRSYRGSFEVSGMNNKMAVINEVPFEQYVYAVVGAEMPASWPAEALKAQAVAARTYALYQGFGYQIAHVVDTTLSQAYGGIGSEKPATIAAVDATQGQVAMYDGKVINTVFSSSAGGFTADATEIWGSAVDYLKSIQSPDTSSENGLYKWYRVVLSNNLVGYIREDLLEDTGQKSVSGQAVLRVKGDGTKVRPIPLVQDNVQVVDTVNKGTLVVQLEKVTQSNEMNWVRGTYSAADMLKLTQGKLVKAISGPIRTLSISKMGPSGRPTEIQANGQVISVKNPDAYRAAFGGLPSTLFKIDETAKLTIAGSGGATSDRPSDSGAMYMIGGNGKNQELKAANFFVLNGSGEVRAATKDPAFRFVGAGNGHGVGLSQYGARGLANLGYDYKYIMQYYYKDAKIVKE, encoded by the coding sequence GTGAATGGCGTAAACGTTCAGAATGACGGTGACAAGGGATCGGCCATGCGGTTATTCGCAATGCCGAAGGCAAAACGAACGATTGCGATTATTGCGGCCGGCGTGACCGCGTTATCCATATGGACATCCAGCCCATCCGAAGGTGCAGCCGTGCCGACGCTGGATACGATTCGGGTCGGCATCTTCTTGAATACAAGCAAATACACCTTGAATACGGCGGTCTCGACGTTCAGCTCTTCCGGCTCGCTCAAGGTCGGTATACGTTTACCGTCCTCGGTCGTTCCGCTGTTCGCGACAAGCGCCGGCGAAATAATCCGTTTCACGATGGACGACTATAAGCCGCAGCTGTTCGAAACGACGGATTACATGACCGCGCTCAATGTCATGAAGCGGCTTAAAGCGCTCGGCGCTTCGGGCATCATGACGGCCGTCACCGATCCGCGGGGCAAGGTGTATCAGATTTCGGAAGGCTCCTATACGACCGCTGCCGATGCCAGCGCGGCCGGCAGCAAATGGTTGAAAGACGCCACGATCGCGGGCTATGTTGGCAAAACGGCAAAAGCCGCATTAATCGGACCTCTCCATTTGGAAACAGGAATGAAATATGCTTCCAAGAGCGAGGCTGCAGCGGCAGCCCAGAAGCTTACGGCAAAGGGCATCGAGGCGTACGCGGCGATGAAGCAGAACGGTACAGCGTCCGGCATCTACACGGTGCTCATTGGCGCAGAGAGCGATGCGGCCGCTTTGAGCGCGGTCAAGTCGAAAGCCCTGCAGGCAGATGCAAGCTTGGCGATGAGCCAGACGGATGCCAAATCGGCCTATATGCTCATCCGCGACGATTATACGACCGCGGAATCGGCCTCCAAGCCGCCCGTGGCGCTTTACTCCGTGCCGTTGGCCGACACGAAAGTGTGGATCGAGACGAAAGATCCTTCCGGGATCAAGCTGGCGGAACGTTACAGTCGCAGCTACCGCGGCTCGTTCGAAGTCAGCGGCATGAATAACAAGATGGCCGTCATTAACGAGGTTCCCTTCGAGCAGTATGTGTACGCCGTGGTAGGCGCGGAAATGCCGGCCTCATGGCCCGCAGAAGCGCTTAAAGCGCAAGCGGTCGCTGCACGCACGTATGCGTTGTACCAAGGATTCGGATATCAAATCGCGCATGTCGTGGATACGACGCTCAGCCAAGCATACGGCGGCATCGGTTCGGAGAAGCCGGCGACGATCGCGGCCGTAGATGCGACGCAGGGCCAGGTGGCCATGTATGACGGAAAAGTCATCAATACCGTCTTTTCGTCCAGCGCCGGCGGATTCACGGCAGATGCCACGGAAATCTGGGGCAGCGCCGTCGATTATCTGAAGAGCATTCAAAGTCCGGACACGTCGTCCGAGAATGGGCTGTACAAGTGGTACCGCGTCGTGCTGTCGAACAATCTAGTAGGTTATATCCGCGAGGATTTGCTAGAGGATACCGGACAGAAGTCCGTTAGCGGACAAGCCGTTCTGCGCGTGAAGGGGGACGGCACGAAGGTGCGTCCTATCCCGCTTGTGCAGGACAACGTTCAGGTCGTGGATACGGTCAACAAAGGAACGCTCGTCGTGCAATTGGAGAAGGTCACCCAGTCCAATGAGATGAATTGGGTGCGCGGAACTTATTCTGCGGCGGATATGCTCAAGCTGACGCAAGGCAAGCTCGTCAAGGCAATCAGCGGCCCGATCCGGACGCTGTCCATCAGCAAGATGGGGCCGTCCGGCCGGCCGACCGAAATTCAAGCCAACGGCCAGGTAATCAGCGTCAAAAATCCGGATGCTTATCGAGCCGCGTTCGGGGGATTGCCAAGCACGTTGTTCAAAATCGATGAGACGGCGAAGCTGACCATTGCCGGATCCGGCGGAGCGACGAGCGATCGGCCTTCGGATAGCGGAGCGATGTACATGATCGGCGGCAATGGGAAGAATCAGGAGCTCAAAGCAGCCAACTTCTTCGTGCTGAACGGCAGCGGAGAAGTCCGGGCAGCGACGAAGGATCCGGCATTCCGTTTCGTCGGAGCAGGAAATGGCCACGGAGTCGGGCTGTCGCAGTACGGCGCGCGAGGCTTGGCAAACCTTGGGTATGACTACAAATATATTATGCAATACTACTACAAAGACGCGAAAATCGTTAAGGAATGA
- the queA gene encoding tRNA preQ1(34) S-adenosylmethionine ribosyltransferase-isomerase QueA yields MNVNDFDFELPERLIAQTPLADRTSSRLLTLNKATGEIGHHQFTKLADMLEAGDTLILNNTRVMPARLLGVKADTGAKVELLLLKQLAGDRWETLAKPGKRLKVGVKLAFGDDGTGAPLLEAVVVGEGEMGAREVEFQYKGIFPELLDRLGEMPLPPYIKERLDDRERYQTVYAKHEGSAAAPTAGLHFTKPFLEELERKGVNVGFITLHVGLGTFRPMSVDTIEEHTMHSEYYELSEETAGMLRSAKAKGGRIVAVGTTSARTLETVAARFAYEELRACSGWTDIFIFPGYEFKLVNALLTNFHLPKSTLVMLVSALAGRSSIMQAYKEAVELEYRFFSFGDAMFIY; encoded by the coding sequence ATGAATGTAAACGACTTTGATTTTGAATTACCGGAGCGCTTGATTGCGCAAACGCCGCTTGCAGACCGTACGTCGTCGCGGCTCTTGACGTTAAACAAGGCGACCGGTGAAATAGGACATCACCAATTTACGAAGCTGGCGGATATGCTTGAAGCCGGCGATACGCTAATATTGAACAATACCCGGGTCATGCCGGCAAGGCTGCTTGGGGTTAAAGCCGACACCGGAGCGAAGGTAGAGCTGCTGCTGTTGAAACAGCTGGCGGGGGACCGCTGGGAGACGCTGGCGAAGCCGGGAAAACGGCTCAAGGTCGGCGTGAAGCTGGCTTTCGGCGACGACGGGACCGGAGCGCCTTTACTCGAGGCCGTCGTCGTGGGAGAAGGCGAAATGGGAGCCAGGGAGGTTGAATTTCAGTACAAGGGCATCTTCCCCGAGCTGCTGGATCGCCTTGGCGAAATGCCTTTGCCGCCTTATATCAAGGAACGGCTCGACGATCGCGAACGGTACCAGACCGTATACGCGAAGCATGAAGGTTCAGCGGCGGCGCCGACGGCAGGGCTTCATTTTACGAAACCTTTCTTGGAAGAATTGGAACGCAAAGGCGTGAATGTAGGCTTTATTACGCTGCATGTCGGCCTGGGCACGTTCCGTCCGATGTCGGTCGATACGATCGAAGAGCATACGATGCATTCCGAATATTACGAGCTGAGCGAAGAGACTGCGGGCATGCTGCGCAGCGCCAAGGCCAAAGGCGGCCGAATCGTCGCTGTCGGAACAACTTCCGCGCGAACGCTTGAAACCGTTGCCGCCCGTTTTGCGTATGAAGAACTGCGGGCTTGCAGCGGCTGGACCGATATCTTTATTTTCCCTGGTTACGAGTTCAAGCTTGTAAATGCGCTGCTTACGAATTTTCACCTTCCCAAATCAACGCTCGTCATGCTTGTCAGCGCGTTGGCTGGACGGTCGTCGATCATGCAGGCTTACAAGGAAGCCGTCGAGCTGGAATACCGATTCTTCAGCTTCGGCGATGCAATGTTTATTTATTAA
- a CDS encoding thiol-disulfide oxidoreductase DCC family protein has protein sequence MGSRRKQAEEERREKLIVLYDGTCNLCLASVRRLKELQSTAILRFIPVQSLEETYETIPELSAVTEDQLLTKMHVVEMDGTLHAGAAGVVRILRTVRGLRWLAPLYKVPGLRSAADLMYRFIAGRRYEWFGKADDSCHDGACALPKRD, from the coding sequence GGCTCTAGAAGGAAACAAGCTGAAGAAGAGAGGCGCGAGAAGCTGATCGTGCTCTACGACGGGACCTGCAATTTATGTTTGGCCAGCGTCCGTCGTTTGAAAGAGCTGCAGTCGACCGCGATATTGCGGTTCATTCCCGTTCAATCTCTCGAGGAAACGTATGAGACGATTCCCGAACTTTCAGCTGTAACCGAAGATCAGCTTTTGACGAAAATGCATGTCGTTGAGATGGACGGCACCCTGCACGCAGGGGCTGCCGGAGTCGTACGTATTCTAAGAACGGTCCGAGGACTAAGATGGCTTGCGCCGCTCTATAAGGTACCCGGACTGCGCAGCGCAGCCGATTTGATGTATCGTTTCATTGCAGGAAGGCGCTATGAATGGTTCGGCAAAGCGGATGACAGCTGCCATGACGGCGCTTGCGCGCTGCCGAAAAGGGACTAA